TACTTTGGACTTTCTGCCTCGCAGGATTTGAGCATTTTAAGCGACCCAGCTAGTAATCAAATAGGTAATACTGAATCCCACACAGAAGATCTAGAAAACTATGTCAGTATAGATAATGATTTTGAGAAGATTAATAGAAACGTAACACTTGAGCTATTGAATGGTGAAAACACAAACAAAAATGATATGTCTGAAACCTGGAACTTACATCTTAACAATGGTGAAACCTTCAAAGAAAGTGATAACACTTACTACTCCAAAATTGGCAAGTCACCTGAGAATATTGCAAAAAATATCCCGGATATCAGAGCTGCTATTTTGAATTGTATGAATCAAATCAGATCTGTAGAAGGAGAGAAAGCTGCAAATATGAACATGTTAGCTTGGGATTACACAATTGAAGGATATGCAACCAACTCAGCTCAAAGGATATGTTCTACTGGAGAAGTTCTCCAAAGCCCTAATGTATGGCCATACAAAGGAGCTGAGGGAGAACTAATAGCCACTTCTCCCCAACTCCATAGTGCAGATCCTAGGACAGTAATGGATAAGGTCTGTGATCTTGTTCAACAGTGGAACAATACAAGTTCTTTCTTGCCAAGACAAACAGATTTTTCAAACATTTTTAAATGGGATATTGGAAATTCTTACCAGTATGCAGAACCATACTTACAGCTTGTTTTAGCCAAGACCACTGTTGTTGGATGTTCTTTCCAAACAAACTGTCATGATAATGTTGGAACTGTTGTTGTTTGCCAATTTAGTGATAAGCCTGACCCAGAAGTCCCCCCTTATGCACATATTCACAAGGCTTTCAATCTCACTGAACCTCAACGTCAGCCATGCGGAAGATGTGGTTTTGGAGCCAAATGTTGTTATCAAAATCTGTGTGTTGGAAGAGACATTGGATCATCCTGTCCAAAATGTACTTTTTCAGATCCAATTAAcgaaaataatgatgatcTTTCCTATTGCTTGGATAAGTATTACCAAACCTGTTCAAGCTCGAACTGTCCTGATGCATGTGTAGATAAGCATCAGGTTCCTGAAGGAATTCTTATAAACCAATGTTTATGTACTTCCAAACAACTTATTGAAGACATGCTTCTTTTTGATCAACTTCCCCTCGACCCTCAGTTATCTTATACTGAGGGCTGGAAAAATAAGAAAGTCTATCTTCACGGAGTCTGCAGAAACGTCAATGGAGATGCTCCAAAAGTTATTGAAATTCCAGATGTAGGTGGAAATCATGAAGAACAAGAGCCTGAAGAGATTAATATTGGAgccaaaattatttcttcagaTAGCATCAGATCAGCagttttgaataatttgaatactGTCAGATCATCTCAACCTGCTGCTGATATGGCAATGTTAATGTATGATTTCACTCTCGAAGGTTATTCTAGAGTCAGAGCCAAACAAATTTGTGAGTCTGAAGATCAATTCTCAGAATTCTTGGGTATCAATGGAACCTTCCCACCATTTGTCAAATGGCCATACAGAGGAGGATCTGGTGAGACATTGTATCTGTTAAATGAGACATCCTCCATTCCAGTTGATATTGATGATCAGGAAATGGCTAATATGCAATTAGGAAATGCTGATCCAATCCAGATTATAGAAGATGCAGTACAAAGTTGGTATTCTGAAGGTGAAACCTTTGATTTCTACAATGTTACAAATAACTATGGAAAAGACTTCTATAACTATAGAATGATTCTAAGAGCAGAAGCAACAGGTGTTGGTTGTTCTATAGCAACTAACTGTAAACTAAATGGTATTAAGACAGTTCTTGTTTGCCAATACAACTATCCAAACTTCAAAGACCCAATGCACGTTAAAGaatcaatttcaagaaGAAAGCTTTTGGATATCAAATATCTAGAATATGACTTACCTTATCTCCATATTGAAGCTGATCCATTCCTGCTCCTGCAACAAAGAAGACCTTGTGGTCGTTGTAGAAGAGGTTCTACATGCTGTGAAAACAATCTCTGTGTTGGTATTGATATATCACAATCTAGTATTACTTTTGTTCCCCCAATTCTGGAAAACCGTCAGAATGGAGGTTGCAGATCTGCCTTTGTGAGACCTTGTAACCAACTAAATTGTCAGGTTAACTGCATGAATCCAAGTAGTTCATATTTAGCTCACCAATGTTTCTGTGTAAGTCCAGAAAATATGAGCAAACTTGCCTTTGCAAATCCCGAGGCTTTAGAAGTTAACAAAACTCTTATTGAGGAAATTTACAACAGAAATACTACCACTGATGGATTTAACCGTATGTTAATGATAGATGGAGTTTCTACTCCATATCCCATAGCAACTTATGGTTACTTGTTTGGTTTGGTAAACTCTCATGGTTTGTGTCTCAAGCTTCCAGGCtttgaagaagaatatAGTGAGACAGTAATGGATTCTATTGAAGGTAATATAACTGctaatattgaaagaatGGGATTCTCTGTGGATAACGACAACATTACATTATTGTCTGACGTCTTTATGGATTTACCAGAGGATGATTCTTTCACTCAAAAAGATCTAACTGACAAATTTAGACAAGAGTTTTTGCTTGCAATCAATAGTTTCAGAAGTATTGTGGGTAAATTTGCAACAAACATGAACAAATTGGCTTACGACTTCACATTAGAAGGAATTGCTAAGTCTTCAGCAAAACAATGCCAAATTGCATCCCTAAATAGGTTCTTTGAAATCAATGGAGTTCCTCCTCTAACTTACTTATCTCCAGCTAATGAGACACTACTACCAAATAATGTAGCATCCATAGTAGCTAGCTGGGCTAAACCACTAATCTCAACAAATGGTAATATTCAAGGTGaaaattttcttgaatctttaaataagCATGGAAAATCCCTCCCCGATTCAGCAAAACAACTATTTAGTGCTCATGCCACTTCTGTTGGTtgttcaatattttcaaattgtCCAGAAGGAAGATACTTTGTAGTTTGTCAGTTCAATCATCTCGACAAAACAGAATATCCCTTTAAGCCAATAGAAGATGgattaaatattccaaaagCTCCATGCAGTTGTTGTGGATCGAAAGCAAGTTGTTGTGAAAATAACCTTTGTGTAGGCGGAAATAGTATTGGACAAGATTTCTCAGTATGTAATGATATTTCCCTCAGTAATGAAGATGGAAAGTCATGTAGTTCCTCTTTTTACAAGAGCTGCAAAGATCTGAACTGTAAAGGACAATGCCTAAAACCATTGGAAGAAAGTGATCCTTTCTATGATCATTACATTTTTAACCAATGTACATGCAGTAAAAAGAAGAGTGGAAGTTCTCCTCAATCAGGATTACTACAGGATGGAAAAGCCTTGATTAGAGGAAGTTGTATAAGTGTAAATACAACTAGATTGGATTCTCCAAGTGTTCTTGTAACACATAACAACTTATTAGATTTGGAGCTTATTTCTAATGGAAGAAATGGTAATACAGTTTCTCAAGCTCTTTCATCAGCTTTACAAACTGAACTCAAGGGAAAATTAACAATACTAGATTCAAGGCCTATTCTTTATGCTTTGAATAAGAAACGAAGCAAATTAGGTGAGAATTCAGTTAATATGAATATGTTAAAATGGGATTATTCTCTACAGGGATATGCTCAAAACTGGGCTACAGTTTGTTTGGCAGGAAAGAACAATAATAGTCCTCACGAGTTCCCATACAGAGGTGGAGAGAGTGAGGTTGTTTATTCTTCTGAGATAGGTGAAGAATACGACGAACGAAATTCTCCTTTGAAGATTGTCGATTCCTGGTTTTCAGCTGAAGAAGTAtatgaaagaaataatgGAACAATTCCAATTACTCCAAGAGTCATGGATTTCATTACGGTGTCTCAAGCAACAGCCTCTTCTGTAGGTTGTTCGGTCGTTAAAGGATGTCCAAACGCTGGATTTGTTGTAGTTTGTCAATTTGACTCTGCAGTTAATCTAAATAAGTATCCTTATATAAGAATTTCGGAAGCCAAGGAAAATAATGTACCTGAATCACAGGCTCATCCCTGCGGAAAATGTTCTTCAGGATCAACATGTTGCAGTGAAAATCTATGTGTAGGAATATCTCAGAACCCAAGTAAACTCGCAACACCATTGATTGCAAAGCTTTCTTCCAGTAGAAATTGTATTTCGTCCATTTCCAAAAAATGTAGCCCAGGATTATGCTCAGAAGGTTGTATTCCCCAGGTAACTCCTGAAGAATCAGAAAAGATTACTTTatatgatgatgataacTCAATTCAATTTACAATTAATCAGTGTCAGTGTGTCTCCGGAGAATTCTTGGAAACACCAACTGATGCCTGGAAATTCGGAATGGTACGTAGAAACGGAAATTGCGAGAAAGTAAGAGGTTATAGTGTTGAAGCAACAAAAACTCAAATTCATTACTATAATGCAGTTACAAACACCACAGGCAGTTCTAATCAAGACTCTACCATTGATAATAGCAGCTTTGAAGggaaaaaagataaatcaAAACAAGAATTCTCGCGAGAGTGTATTGATCGAGCTAATGAGAATGGATTGTCCTTGAAATGTATCGCAAATCCATTAAAATGCTCTAGCCACACTTTATGCTATGCATACCCAAGTAGAAAGAATTGCTTCTGTAGAGACGAGAATAGTGAAAAATGCGAGGCATTAAAGCTTTGCAGAAGAGATTTGCAAAATCCAGTTGACTTTGTAAATCCAAATTGTACTGGCAGACATGCCTTATCTGAAGGCTGTCCTTGCtcaagaaatatattcagTCTAGAGTGCAGCTGCAGCGTCTACCCAAAAAATCCCGGATGCCCTTGTGACAAGGAGCCAAAATCTTTCATATGCAAGGATTTACTTAGAACATCAGAAGCAGCTCAAGAGAAAATAAGCTTTGCCTTGTCCGAAGTTAATCGCGTTTCTAAAACACTAAGAGGTTAGGCTAATTAGCTAGGCACTGTGTGAATGTTAATCTTCATTTATCTCAGTTTTGTTTTCTCTACCAATCtgaaaaatattccaaagTGGTTTGTCTAGAATACGAGTTATATTTCGGTTCAAGTTTCCCGCCTAAAAAACctgttttttttcttgtcATAAAGGAAATAAATTGCTGAATAAATACTGATTAAAAAAACGgtgaaataaagaaaatagttTGGATACTATAAATGTGTTCCAAAACAACTCCatgaatttcaaaattaatactGAAGGATAAAACTTAGTTTagtaaaaatttatttctctGTAAATAAGAATGTCACAATAGATTtcatataatttaattaaataaaattaaataatataaaggaaatatgtaaaaaataatttcacTTTGGAAATCAAAAGAAATCgataattattttagtTATTAATGCCCAAGTAACCGCAATAAGGCGCCAAACTAAGAAATAACCAAACATAATAAATAAcaaatcatttaataactaaaatagaaatttgCAATGATTTGAAACGAAATAATTCTGAATGGTGATTGATGACAAACATACGGAAAACTAGTTGcatttctttatttgtatCAAAAATTTTGGTACTTACCTTTTTTTTGGTGATTTTCACTTCCGATTTTGAAATTCAGAATAGACTGGCACATTTTCAAGAGACTAGTTTATTAAGATTCTCGGAAGGGCCTataaaagatgaagaaagTGAGAGTTCCGGATCTGAAAGCTCGAATTTGAAAGCCACGAGTATTCTCTTGGAAATAGATAATCAAGAGGTAGAGAATGAAGTAAATCCCGAAGCAAAATTAAAAACAGGTAATACAAATGTTATTGGGAGCGATATGTCAGAATATTCTCTAGATACCGTGGATGAGCTAATATCGCCTATAGTTAGTATGTGTTTGATTGAACTAACAAATATTTACGACATTCTTGAACTAGAgtataattcaatttcatctGTTTCAATCTTGGATAATTTAGAAGAATGTATCAACacaagaaataaaattaatgaaattttgaagataattATTAAGGCCAAAGAATTGCTCTTTTATGAAAAGAATAGCAATCTTTTGGATAGCAATTCACTAAATGAAGACTCGAGAAAGGAAActaataacaaaaaaagtaaaacttctgatttattcttttaCCTTCAAGCGAATATGtcaatattgaagaaaacaATTTCCTTTTACAATATCAAATACAGGGTTTATTCAAGCCAAGAACAGATTCTTGGGCGAATTACTAAACTAatgaatgaaattaatactttaattcatagattcaaaaatcttaccaaaaataataaaaatacatTTGAAAGAGTTATGTTTGAAATTACAAAACCCGTTTCCAAggttattaatgaatataaatccattttgaagaaaacCCACTTATTTATGTCTACCAAGTACTACTCGAAGCACTCTAAGAATATTGAGCATTATGTACAGACTATTTCATGCATGCTCAAACATAGACTTCAGCGTTCATCAACCTTTGACGAACTATTATTTATGCTGAAACCAACTTTCAAATTATGTCAGTAGTTAAATtcaatctttttttattctagaaactaataaataaattttccTTGCCCAAGTTCCCGCCGAAACTGTGTGAATAGTTATTTCCCATGTACACGTTATTGTCATAATTAGACTTCATTTGTacctttattttcattccATTCACTACCTGAAAGTGATTATAATCTaaatttttctatattttcttACTGATCTTAAGTATGGGAGGAAACAGCGGACCTCCTGAATGGTGTTATCTTAGCAAAGATGGTCAATGCGATGGAAGGGGTGGAACTTATGTTGATGTAATTGGAAATGGAGGTCGTATTGGAAATGGAATGGCAATGACTATGATTCCTAACAATGACAAAGATGTaacatttaaattaaaCATGAAAAGCAAAGGGACTGTAGCTACTTTTAGTTGCAAGGGAGGAGTTTCTGAGTTAGTATTTTCTGGCAGCTCAGCGAGGTTTACAACTCCATCAATATCAGGATATAATCGATGCGCTGTAATTATTGGTCTGAGCGGAGATAGAATTCATGTTAGTCCTTTTGGCTCCAAAAACATCTCTTTAGGAAGTCTTCCAATGTCTCCAAATTCTTCCTTTAATGAGATTTATTGCGTACCAGAATATGCCAGATACGGGGCTATTCATTCTGGGTACAGTCCTTCCCCTCAAGTTGTTTCTACGCCAATATCACAGGGAATTACTAACGTTGATAACTCTCTTTCGCTTCCTtctactactactactaccacaacaacaactaccactactactactactaccactGCACCTCCAAAGCTCATAGTTGAAGCAGAAAAATACGTTATTGTTCCGAGTATACAAAGTGCAACAGCatctatttctttttccaTTAGCAAGTCTTTATTATCCTCATCATCTCTTACTGTTACTTTATCAGATGTTGACTACCTAACACTTGCTAAAGTCAAGCTTAAATCTTGTTGTTTAGAGCTAACTTCAGATAATGAAGACCACTTTGATAAGATGACGTATAATGCAGAAATGAAGAGTTCATCAACACTAAATCTCACACTAGCTTGGACTAAAGCATTCATATACTTGATTCTAGTCTCCAGTATGACTGTTTTAGCCTCAGTACCAAGGTTTGCAAATCTTAACACACCTGCAAATGCAGTCCTTGAAAATAACTCTGGAGCAGAGCTTACAACTACATGGAGGTATTCAAGTGAGTTCGAAGCCCCAAAGCTATCTTCATGTAATCTCATTAATTATGATAGCTCGTGTAAATCAGCATCAGTATCTATAATTTCTCCAGTTGAGTGGAAACCTGATGTATCATTTTTAAGATATGGTTTTATCTCTCCAATAAGCAGTAATTACCCTATCTCCTTCTCCTTAACTTCCAGTGGTACCCTCTTCGCTTCTATTAACTTCAGTCAAACAGGTATTTCTATCTCAATACCATCTTCATCTCAAACTGCTTCAATGAGTTATATAAAAACTCCAAATCCTGGAGAATGGGTTTCTGGTGATATCTTTCTATTAAGTcccaaattttttaatactttgGATAGAACTGAAAGTACTAAGACTTGTACTATCATTAAGTCTACTTGCACTGCACCATCTTCTTGGTCTTCCATCAAAAGTTCGGAATTAATTGCCAGATATGCAATATTGTCAAAGCTTATTTTGGATTCTGGAATAGAAGAAAGTGAAGAACAACCAAAACTCTATGTTACTTATAAGGGAGTTTACGCACTAAGTATTAATGTTCCCAGTAAAGAACTGAATGGAGCAACAGTACAAGATAGTCCAACATACCAACCTCTAGTTTATTGGAGAGTATACAAAGGCCTTTCACCTTCTATTAGTTTTCCCTCCGATGAAATTTCTAAGGTTATTCAAAATGTTACAAACCCTGTAACTACTACAACAACTCCTTTCACTACAACTACTACAAAGTCTACAAGCTCTGGATCATGGATGGATAGCTTTTTATCATGGTTTTAAATGCATTAAGGTTTGATTCTACtgaagtttttttttacttaaaacttaatttaaaattactAGATAAAAGGGAACCAAATCTATTATTTCCTATTGTTTTGCTGGAGTTCTctcaattattttaacaAAACTCTAACAGAGATCACATTTTGCAATTATCGTGTGCAAATTTGGTAACTTAACGTTTTGTCCTGTGATAGAAATAATCATCCAAAAAATTAgtattatcttttttagAAAGACCATGTATAAGTtctatttttcattaatttctttcttcactttttcattaatatttactagtttttatttcaatcaTGAAAATAACTATGCCGGATTTCCctttaaaatattccaaGATTTAAGGATGGATTCCAAGAGTG
This Cryptosporidium parvum Iowa II chromosome 7, whole genome shotgun sequence DNA region includes the following protein-coding sequences:
- a CDS encoding extracellular protein with a signal peptide and 4 SCP domains (transcripts identified by EST) — translated: MELFKKVFLLTIFYFGLSASQDLSILSDPASNQIGNTESHTEDLENYVSIDNDFEKINRNVTLELLNGENTNKNDMSETWNLHLNNGETFKESDNTYYSKIGKSPENIAKNIPDIRAAILNCMNQIRSVEGEKAANMNMLAWDYTIEGYATNSAQRICSTGEVLQSPNVWPYKGAEGELIATSPQLHSADPRTVMDKVCDLVQQWNNTSSFLPRQTDFSNIFKWDIGNSYQYAEPYLQLVLAKTTVVGCSFQTNCHDNVGTVVVCQFSDKPDPEVPPYAHIHKAFNLTEPQRQPCGRCGFGAKCCYQNLCVGRDIGSSCPKCTFSDPINENNDDLSYCLDKYYQTCSSSNCPDACVDKHQVPEGILINQCLCTSKQLIEDMLLFDQLPLDPQLSYTEGWKNKKVYLHGVCRNVNGDAPKVIEIPDVGGNHEEQEPEEINIGAKIISSDSIRSAVLNNLNTVRSSQPAADMAMLMYDFTLEGYSRVRAKQICESEDQFSEFLGINGTFPPFVKWPYRGGSGETLYLLNETSSIPVDIDDQEMANMQLGNADPIQIIEDAVQSWYSEGETFDFYNVTNNYGKDFYNYRMILRAEATGVGCSIATNCKLNGIKTVLVCQYNYPNFKDPMHVKESISRRKLLDIKYLEYDLPYLHIEADPFLLLQQRRPCGRCRRGSTCCENNLCVGIDISQSSITFVPPILENRQNGGCRSAFVRPCNQLNCQVNCMNPSSSYLAHQCFCVSPENMSKLAFANPEALEVNKTLIEEIYNRNTTTDGFNRMLMIDGVSTPYPIATYGYLFGLVNSHGLCLKLPGFEEEYSETVMDSIEGNITANIERMGFSVDNDNITLLSDVFMDLPEDDSFTQKDLTDKFRQEFLLAINSFRSIVGKFATNMNKLAYDFTLEGIAKSSAKQCQIASLNRFFEINGVPPLTYLSPANETLLPNNVASIVASWAKPLISTNGNIQGENFLESLNKHGKSLPDSAKQLFSAHATSVGCSIFSNCPEGRYFVVCQFNHLDKTEYPFKPIEDGLNIPKAPCSCCGSKASCCENNLCVGGNSIGQDFSVCNDISLSNEDGKSCSSSFYKSCKDLNCKGQCLKPLEESDPFYDHYIFNQCTCSKKKSGSSPQSGLLQDGKALIRGSCISVNTTRLDSPSVLVTHNNLLDLELISNGRNGNTVSQALSSALQTELKGKLTILDSRPILYALNKKRSKLGENSVNMNMLKWDYSLQGYAQNWATVCLAGKNNNSPHEFPYRGGESEVVYSSEIGEEYDERNSPLKIVDSWFSAEEVYERNNGTIPITPRVMDFITVSQATASSVGCSVVKGCPNAGFVVVCQFDSAVNLNKYPYIRISEAKENNVPESQAHPCGKCSSGSTCCSENLCVGISQNPSKLATPLIAKLSSSRNCISSISKKCSPGLCSEGCIPQVTPEESEKITLYDDDNSIQFTINQCQCVSGEFLETPTDAWKFGMVRRNGNCEKVRGYSVEATKTQIHYYNAVTNTTGSSNQDSTIDNSSFEGKKDKSKQEFSRECIDRANENGLSLKCIANPLKCSSHTLCYAYPSRKNCFCRDENSEKCEALKLCRRDLQNPVDFVNPNCTGRHALSEGCPCSRNIFSLECSCSVYPKNPGCPCDKEPKSFICKDLLRTSEAAQEKISFALSEVNRVSKTLRG
- a CDS encoding signal peptide, secreted protein, whose product is MTNIRKTSCISLFVSKILVLTFFLVIFTSDFEIQNRLAHFQETSLLRFSEGPIKDEESESSGSESSNLKATSILLEIDNQEVENEVNPEAKLKTGNTNVIGSDMSEYSLDTVDELISPIVSMCLIELTNIYDILELEYNSISSVSILDNLEECINTRNKINEILKIIIKAKELLFYEKNSNLLDSNSLNEDSRKETNNKKSKTSDLFFYLQANMSILKKTISFYNIKYRVYSSQEQILGRITKLMNEINTLIHRFKNLTKNNKNTFERVMFEITKPVSKVINEYKSILKKTHLFMSTKYYSKHSKNIEHYVQTISCMLKHRLQRSSTFDELLFMLKPTFKLCQ
- a CDS encoding glycoprotein (transcripts identified by EST) produces the protein MGGNSGPPEWCYLSKDGQCDGRGGTYVDVIGNGGRIGNGMAMTMIPNNDKDVTFKLNMKSKGTVATFSCKGGVSELVFSGSSARFTTPSISGYNRCAVIIGLSGDRIHVSPFGSKNISLGSLPMSPNSSFNEIYCVPEYARYGAIHSGYSPSPQVVSTPISQGITNVDNSLSLPSTTTTTTTTTTTTTTTTTAPPKLIVEAEKYVIVPSIQSATASISFSISKSLLSSSSLTVTLSDVDYLTLAKVKLKSCCLELTSDNEDHFDKMTYNAEMKSSSTLNLTLAWTKAFIYLILVSSMTVLASVPRFANLNTPANAVLENNSGAELTTTWRYSSEFEAPKLSSCNLINYDSSCKSASVSIISPVEWKPDVSFLRYGFISPISSNYPISFSLTSSGTLFASINFSQTGISISIPSSSQTASMSYIKTPNPGEWVSGDIFLLSPKFFNTLDRTESTKTCTIIKSTCTAPSSWSSIKSSELIARYAILSKLILDSGIEESEEQPKLYVTYKGVYALSINVPSKELNGATVQDSPTYQPLVYWRVYKGLSPSISFPSDEISKVIQNVTNPVTTTTTPFTTTTTKSTSSGSWMDSFLSWF